CGAACTCCACGCGGCCGGCCGGGACGTGATCATCCTGGGCTACGACGACCGTACGGCCTCGATCACGGCCAACGCGGACACCGCCGTCGACTGCATCCGCCGGGCCGTCAACGAGCGCATCGGCCGGGCGAAGCTGGTCGTGGGCGGATTCAGCATGGGCGGCCTGGTCACCCGCTACGCGCTGGCCAAGATGGAGAACGACCCCTCGCTCCCCGACCACGAGACGTCCCTCTACCTCTCCTACGACACCCCCCACGGGGGCGCGTGGTTCCCCGTCGCCCTCCAGGCGTTCACCCACTTCGCGACGGACCACTGGGGTGACGACCCCGACCTCGGGCAGGCCCTGCGCCAGCTCTCCGGGCTGCTCAACAGCCCGGCCGCCAAGCAGATGGCACGATGGCACATCGGCAAGGTCGGCGACACCCCGGCGCAGGCGTCGGAACGGGTGGCCTTCCTCGAGGCGCTCGACGAGGTCGGCGGCTGGCCTCGTACCCTCCGCACGATCGGCGTCGCCAACGGCGTGGACACCGGCACCGGCAACGGCATCAAGGCCGACACGACCGCGGTGAGGTCCGACGGCGGCACTCTGCGGGACACCGATCACCCCGGGCACCGGCTGGCTCGACACCTTCCGCTGCGCCAACCGCAACGAAGGACACACCACCATCACCGAAGAACTCGGCGCATGGATCGTGAACGAGATCGTCGCGACCGACTGACCACCGGTGGGCGGGCCTCGGACGATGCCCGCCCACCGAGGAGCTCACCGGGCTGCCGTGCCAAGCAGCGCGCTCCACCCGCTCGTGCACGCCTTCCGTCCGGACCGGCTCTACCGCACGCGAACGCCGCAACTCCATAATGGGGGCCCTGGTTTCCGGGTGGGGGAGTCTTGGGTGTCCTCGAAACGTAGTGCCGCACGGGTCCCGGACGCGTTACGTGTCGCAGCGCAGGAGCACGGGCTGGGGGCCCGCAAGGGGCTGGTGCAGAACGAGCCGAAGCGCTTCCCGTGGGGTGGTGTGCTGCCCGTGGGCGTGCTCGGCGCGTTCCTGGGGTGGCTGGCCCTGTCGTACGCGATCGAGGACCAGCGGGAGCAGGGCGCCTGGTACTACTCGCTTCCGCTGCTCGTTCTCGCGGCGATCCCGCTGGGGTTCGTCGGGTTCTTCCTCTTCGCCTGGCTGTTCCGTCCCCGGCCGCCCCAGGTCTGGGTGGCCTGGTACGAGCACGGTGCCCTCTGGCACATCGACCGCGGGGAGACGCGGGCATACACCTGGGACGAGATCGCCTCTGTCACCCGGCAGGACATCAAGGTGACCAACGGGGTCACCAGCGCCACCACGCACCGGCTGACCATCACGTCCGAGCAAGGTGCCGCGATCGTGGTGGGGGACGAGTTCAGCGGGATGGTCCCGTTCGCCGAGGGCCTCGGCGACGCGTTCAGCCGCGCACGGGTGCCGCGGGACGC
This is a stretch of genomic DNA from Streptomyces sp. R44. It encodes these proteins:
- a CDS encoding DUF6585 family protein is translated as MQNEPKRFPWGGVLPVGVLGAFLGWLALSYAIEDQREQGAWYYSLPLLVLAAIPLGFVGFFLFAWLFRPRPPQVWVAWYEHGALWHIDRGETRAYTWDEIASVTRQDIKVTNGVTSATTHRLTITSEQGAAIVVGDEFSGMVPFAEGLGDAFSRARVPRDAARLEAGERIDFGVVDINISGIGQGSNRIGWREVERVDVKQGRVEIRRHGDRKPWMTLAAPGFPNLPVFLTLADALRRQHES
- a CDS encoding esterase/lipase family protein; protein product: MSAPVVDVWGPVAPGTRSSIPSAPEPHDTWPLAGGTAWVYYSPLNRRQLVRPVILSDGFSGGSSSLDQLWNGLEENGNFRFISELHAAGRDVIILGYDDRTASITANADTAVDCIRRAVNERIGRAKLVVGGFSMGGLVTRYALAKMENDPSLPDHETSLYLSYDTPHGGAWFPVALQAFTHFATDHWGDDPDLGQALRQLSGLLNSPAAKQMARWHIGKVGDTPAQASERVAFLEALDEVGGWPRTLRTIGVANGVDTGTGNGIKADTTAVRSDGGTLRDTDHPGHRLARHLPLRQPQRRTHHHHRRTRRMDRERDRRDRLTTGGRASDDARPPRSSPGCRAKQRAPPARARLPSGPALPHANAATP